The DNA sequence GGATGTCTTTCATTTCTAACGCCCATTTCAGAAGATGAGCAAGCTGAATCAGGTATGTTTGGTTAGGGAGACATGTATGACAAATATGTCACGTTGGGGTACTTGGGAACCTGGGTCGGGAAAGAGAAAAACACAATTGATTAAGTGTCAATCCCTGCGAGCCTCCTTATCGTTCCGCAGACGTGCCACTGGAGCATGTTTAGCCTGAAGGCAAAGGGAGTAGGTCAGGGACCTGCTCAGGGTCACAAGGGCCCTTCTGAGGCCCCAGTGGACCAGTGGTACAGAGAATGGCATGACAAGAACACATGAATCTGTCCCTTCAGATTTAATGGGGTGGTGCTTCCCATAAGCTCTGCTATATAGGTGACAGATGAACCACAGCTGTTCCTGAGTCTTGCACACATTATGTTTTATAGTAACTAAACTGAAGTTTTATTATGCATTACTGATTACCTAAAACTACAAGTTTTTTTGTCATATATTGTGCAAAATAAGTTTCCCAACTCTTGTTCTGGAGGACCCCCCAACGGTCTGGTGTGATGGGGCAAGTTGAAGCTAATTTCTGCAGTACATTCTTCCCCCAGGAAgaggattggacacccctggaTTAGGGAGACATACCAAATATGCAATGTTGGGGGTACTTCAGGGTTGGTGAAACACTGTGTTTATCATAAATTTAAATTGTGCAATAAAAGATGACATTGTATCAGTACTATTCACAATGTAACATTGCATCTGCCTCACACAGCCAAATCTATACCCTTATATAACCAAGCTGAGGAAACAGGGCGTTCTTGAATGGACCCCGAAGGAATTCCCTTTTGACAGGTGTTTCTGCAcagatgtgtttttgtgtacTTGTGTTTGTGCAGTTGTGCTACTACTCTGGGGATATGCAACAGGATAACAGGATAATATCCTCAGGGGACGACGCTGTTTATAATAGCTGATGTATTGCCACAAAATCAGAGATAATCTACAAATTGCCCTTAAAACTGAATCTAGTCAAATTATCTTTACTAAACAGAACTTATTACCACTAAGGAAAGTGTAGAGCAGGTTCCTCAACTCCGGACCTCGAGATCTACTTTCAGAGAGATTAGAGTTAAACACACCTACCTGTAACTTTGTAGTATGACCTTGATTAGTTTGTTCAGGTGTGTATGATTAGGGTTGTAGCTTAACTCTGCGGGACagtggatctcgaggtccagaGTTGAAGGCCCCTGGTGTAGAGTAAGGGTAACCAACCCTCCTTCTTGAGGGCTACAATCCTGCAGACTTCAGTTCCTACCCTTGTGTAACACACCTTCCTGTTATTTTCAAGTAATCCTGAACatcttgattagcttgttcaggtgtatTAGATTAGAGTTGGAGCCgtactctgcaggacagtggccctccaggagtaGGATTGGTCACCATGGAAGGATAtttctaataataaatgttccAAATCTgatataaaatttgaaaatgatCATCAATCATGTCAACAGACATTCCGAATGATATTGGCATGTTAACATTATCATTCTCCTTTATTCCAGAATTTCATTCACCGCTTTCAGTTCCTCAAACTTCATGGAGAGTCAACTGCACTACGACACAAGTTTCAACACCATCCTCAGAAACAACCTGCCCTCCTCTAACCTGACAACTGATTCAGTCAACacgacacactctgtcagtgtGTTTGGAGGGTGTGAACAAATGGTGAGTGGTATCATTTTTGACCTAACTATGCAATCCTTTAATGTGATCATAGGAATACCAGCCAACATCCTGGTCCTCGCAAACCTAATTAACACCCGGAATGAACCTTTAACTTCCGACATCTTCCTGGGCTGCCTGGCTTTCATGGACACCTACTTTGGATTCATGACAATCATATCATTCCTCAATCTCTACCATTGGAGAAGTGCTATGGGTTGGATGGCTTTGAAGTTCTCCTATGGTGTGAAGGACACCAGTGGGCCGCTTTTCCTCTCCTGCGTCTGTCTGGATCGCTTTATAGCCGTTCTCTTCCCCATCGCATTCGGACAGTTCAAGGACATCAAATACAGGATCGGCCTGACCATCGTGATTCTGCTGCTCACTTTTGCTTATGCTTCGGCCAAAACTGTTGGTGGCCTCCCAAACTTTGAGAAGGTTTTCACTGGTGAGGTCTTGTTTGCTTTCACCTGGATGGTGGTGTGTAACGTGGCCATCCTCTGGGCCCTGAAACGCTCACGAGGTTCTGGTAAAGATGAGATGAATCCTATGAAAAGAAAGGCTTTTAAGATTGTGCTGTCTATCTTGATCATAATCATAAGCAACTATCTCCCTCCAGTGGCTCTGTTCCCCTTTGAAGACCATTATCCACATCAGGTCTTTAGTTGCTATGTGCAACCAGTATGTTTTGCCTTCTTAAACATCAGCAGCACTATCCAGCCTTTAACTTACTTGTCCCGCTTAGAGAAAGTACCATTCTTGCCTGAATCTTGTGTGAAGAAATTAAGCTGCAAGGAAAAAGAGAAGCCCTCAAAGGAATGACATCTCCCTGAAACAGAGTCTGAAATAtgctgttaaaattatttaacatgCTACTCTAGTAGTAACAAATTTCCATAGTTCACCAGTTTGCTACGTATACCTGTTATAATCATATAATCTATTATAAATTGAACTTGGATATTtgtagctatatatatatatatatatatttatatatttatatatttgtactgGAGGTTTTAGACTCTCTTTCAGTTATGTCTTTGATTAACTGCAACACTGAATTCATTTTCTCAAACCATGCAGTTATACATTAGTTTCTAACTTTCTAAGCATTAATATATAACTATTTATATTACAGCAGAATTGAATTTTGTTTGCATCATTTAATCACCGTTTTCTTGTCTAtaactgtaaagctgctttaaaacaatctgtactgtataaagagctatataaataaaataaaggtgactGTGAATAAAACTGAATAGAACATTCAAAGGTTCATTTAAAGACTTGTGGCGCCACCATGTGTAACAGAGCAAAAATAAGGAAAGTCTTCTATGGAAAGTTGTTTTTTGAACTATTTGTAATGGACCTCAGAAATAAATCTATTTAATCtaatgttcaaatgtttgttatttgtcattttcaatcatttatcatattttttcatgtttaagttaaattgtgaTCACTGGGGTCAAGAAAAGTTTACAGTTGGCCCCAATCCTCTACCAGCGTTAAGATCTGGATAACAATCACTGCAACATCAACCAATCAGGGTGATAGAATCGTGTAGTATAGTGGTGTCATTTTATAGTATGCATGGAAAAAATGTTAAGTCTTCacaggtttttaaaaataccaaaaataaatagaatgtaGTGGCTTAACAAAACTCTCAGTTTCAAACCAAAATCCTGTTCTGTCTTTGTAAAATATGTGCACACACCTTTTAGAAGTGTTTACAGCTGAATGGGTTTTTACAACATTGGTTATCCTTTTCAACTTGGTCACAAACAAGCCTATCCTTCTGGAACCcagaaaaattaattaattaataaaaaaaaaatatatatatatatatatatatatatatatatatatatatatatacatattgcaCTAGTCCTGATGTCCTTTACAAATTATCATTCTTTGCTTTGAAAATGGCAACTGTATGTagttttgtgtaattttagaaCCCCCTACAGTTAAATAGGTGGAATTCACTTTCTTAAATGTATCACTATTGTAATTACAGTATGTGCAGTTTTGCTGCAAtcctttttttgaaaataatctTGTCAAGCGGTTGTGGCGTTCACAATTTATAAATTGTTTCATACTGCATGCATGTACAGTAATGACAAACAGACATTGAGACAGATTCAGAAACTGCACTTGCTTGAATGTTTATTAGCAGTAAGGATACGCTTGCTCAGGCACATTAAGATAACTGCCTAGGGCTACTTTGCACAATGACCTGTAAATCACTTAACCCTCTGGTGTTGTTCGGTCATTTTAGACCGAGATAAATGTTtcggatttttaaaaatcgctACTTCATCGGAATGGTACGAAACTTGGTGACTTTTATGGCAGtcgctacactgtaaaaagtgatatgttgacttaaaggggtggtttactgttttttttttctaggctagattgtgtttatggggtgcagtctaccatgttcatgcttcgtttttttaaaaacgcattatttttcatataatttacctttattccacacagCTCTGTcgcttctctgacaaacgccttgattatttcctgtttttatgaagcccctccctcagaaatacgtgatgggctctgattggttagctggctcagtgtgttgtgattcactaaaccgccgagcgtgtgtccaaatgtcccgcccctcagctcagcggcatgtgctccggttgtattgtaaacaatggcgtcgtctatattgtttatcaatttgagcccgattgagacgcagaggatattagtgaagaggatcgcgcagaacctgtgcaagcacggctcttaatggtatgtttgtttgttgtctcatacttttagatacgttgttattatgctactgcttatgttattattctgattaaagctttaatacagtacggcaaccgcacacgcatccgtgtataacgcttctcattgctatgtgaaaatgtataattggaacagtttgttggagctgatctgacgatcgagagagagagagagagagagatgcagagcagggtgaCGCGAGGAAAAGTAttaagaacggctgttttagagcattaattttgaaacttgtgaatccattagaatcgttagaaaaCAAAattgcgattcatatatgaatagatttttacgtgcacccctagttttctcttcctcttctctaaagcagcacagcatggcctcgcccccttccttacatgttcccgagggcggggtttatctgggtccgtgacgtaacagacccgggaagtaactcgttgtagtcccttaccagccgtttttgtaggcattaaacttccagaattttaaaagacatctctgtttgcattgaactttcagcgctgcaactttgcagatattgtttatgctcaaacagcaacattacacactacacacgaacgttaaaaaagtgaaattgcaatcaaccacccctttaacttaaaaaaatgaggaaacccgttgcattaaaatttttaagtaaatgataatttaaaaaagttttgacaaaagaattgtcaagttcacttactttttttttttttattattattatatacttaatcattttaaggcaacgggtttcctaaatttttttaagttgtcaactttcactttttacagtgtatgtgaccacaaaaaaaattaaataaattttgattCGAAAAAGCTAAATGGTCATTAAAAAATAGCCACACTTGTGTTGTTCGCAGTCAAAAATGACCGCCATtgtaaatgaatgggaaatacacaaaaatacagagaatttttttgtgtacaatctacaaatcatTCACGATGCAGAAAAAGAGTGCACAGCAATAAAGGGGTGACACTCTAAAATATCAAGAGTGCAAAATAGACACACTCCGCCCACCCCCCCCACAGACACATATATTAACTAGTGTGACTGGAACACAAAGCACATTTCTgcaaatgcatgaaataaaatcaataattcggCCAAAAATGCAGTCAAAACACAGACACCAAATAAGGGGTTACACACTAAAACATCGAGAGtacaaaacagacacacaacacactattatatacacacacaaatgaattgGTGTGGCTGTAACAATATGGCAAAATTGAGCCAGAAGACTCaaataagaggttgaaatcagattGATTAATCTCTGATAAAGCattcctgttcatttttgtttaattttggtTATGCGTAACAAAATGCCTTCTTTCTCTGTGTTCAGGTTTGACTGTAgtaaaattaatgcaaaaactaacatttcaaaccaaaaaaaatctaaagcttTATGAAAAGTTGTCTTTgataatgtctaaatatatatccagatccacaacttaataaaaataagtctttatgcCTAAAAACTAGAAAGTTTATAAGCCTTCTATATAGAGCCATATAGGAATCTATGGGCTAAACCATGgaattgcacattttttttcttgttttacttCAACCAGATGGCACTAATCTGACttcaaaaattggattttaaaggcattgtctctattttaacatgaaatactgccataattGAGAAGTAATCTTAGAAAAAAGAAATGcgaaaaaaaagatcaaaattattgcataaatattaattagtaccataaaattacctaaaaaatattatggaacaaaaatatattacattgattttactgaAAAGTTTTGACTGCGAACAACACAACTGTGACCCCCAAATGAATAATACCAAAGGGTTAAAGCATCTGtcaaatgtgtatatataaataattttccaCAGTTTGTATTCTCCCTATTAGAGGATACTTTCATGTAGACACCAACACAGGCTTGGAGAGGATACGCAAAGGATGCTTACTTTGCGTGTAGAAGTACGGCAATAACTTCTCTGTAAAGACATGTTTGAAAGTGTATAGAATTTCTTGGCGTGATGGGTTTGAAAAAATCACCTCCCCTCTGTCCCAGTTCAGCTGGACCAAGACCCTCTGCAGTTTCTCCTCCACTTTTACAGCAGTTGGGGGTGATGCCATAGCCCTGTATTGCCCGTCCCGTAGGCAGATGGTCCAGAAGCCATTCTCTGGTCTGGCAGGTACTTCCTGATCTCGCTTCACACGCTCACTGGCCAAGCCCAGGATCCAGTCCTCATTGTCACCAACCTCGATCTCCCAGCCGTGGCTTGCGGAGCTAAAGGCAGTGCAGCCTAGCACCTCTGCGCTGATATGGAAACGCTCAGGGTTACTGGGGAGGCCTTGGTTTGGGGTGCTATAGCGGAGACTGGTCAGATCGTCTGACAGCGTCAAGCAAGGGTGGGCTGTGTTTGGGTCCAGAATTACTGGACCTGACGAACAAAGACAGACATTgaaaacatacacaaaaaaaatgttgtgaggTGTAGCTCATGTTGGCACTTGATATCTGGTTAACTTTAATCACTAGTCAGCCATTTTTACATCACGACAAGTGCCATAATATTCAACGATTTTagttgtaaaataaatgaattgtgGGTATTTGTAAATCCTTTTGTGCATGATTACATTCACACTGTACTTTCaggaaaaaaggtacaaaagctgtcactggggcactattctttcaaaaggtacacctttATACTCTTATAAGCGGTGCACACTGGTACCTTAAAgctacatattagtacctaaagtgtacatattagtgCTAAAATAGCACATATCTACCTTTTAAAAGGGTATTGCCCCAATgacagtgttttttatttatttaaaaaaattattttaccttTTTCTGAGTGTATGGGGTcagtataaagtaaaaaaaaaaagaagaacttTTAAAACCCCACTTTCTCTCTAGTATTGTTGACTAGCATTATCAAAACCAGGATTTAGCTGTGTTAGCCTCCTGAGACCCTGCGTCCTCATATGAGGacattatatttttgtgaatttctcTGAGACTATACATGCCACAGTTTTAAGTCTGGATGTCCTGTAAAGAGCACATTCAGGGCTTTTCAGAGATACTAAATGTTTGGATGTTTCAGCATGACTACTCCCTCTCCTTGGTCTTCAAAAATGTCTGATATTAATTTAGTGACACTCTTATGGAAATATCATTTAAATCTGTCTAATTTTTAAACTGTGtgtcataaatcaacatctcaggaaaatgttatggggttttaaatcaaaatatgactttCTGTTACGAAGCAGGATGTTGATTTCATACAAGTCCTGAGGACACCGGgactaaaagcatgtttattatgcattttgGGAGACACAACAAATGAATAGGgaaagaaattacatttcagtattctatgaaatattatatattattatgaaaatcttttcaattattactcccattattacacttattttttcattacatgttgccccaaaaacacattaatatgcaaattagatttaGTTTATAGATACGTGTATATAATGAGAAAACCCATTTATGGCCAATTTATACACATTTTGCAGAAGGAAAAATGGTATATCAAATCATTCTGTTATAACATAGTTGAGAATCATCTTTATACaaagtttgttaaaaaaaaattgtaaaaaaatcctgaaaactaaaaatgtattggTGATTTCAAAAATCAGTTGTTTTTGACTATGCACGTTCAttcatgtctttttatttaaaaaaacaaacaaacaaacaaaaaaaaacattgagtcCCAATGTATAGAATAACCtatgaataaaatatcatttttatttttattttatttttttatgctctgaacaatgtaatgacatgaaaaaaaaaaaaaaactatttttttccccaaaaaaaaaatcatcaagaGCTTAAAATTGCCATTGTGAAACTGGACAATAATACAATACTAATACACTTCAATTGgcattttatttgtcatttacaGTTAACTAGTTTGGAATTAaatcatttgaataaaagtttttccaagtttgttattttcaatattttttgatTATGATTCAaaccattcttttttttaatttttttatttatttattttaattatagctGTTAATATGAGAAGATTTCCAATATACATCATGCAGTACTATCAGAATTAATATACGTATAActacacaacaaaataaattaaccCTCTGAGATATTAAGGTTCAAATTTAGGCTATTCTTATCAATGTCCTTTCTGTACATTAAAGAAATACTTACTGTAAGGTGCAACTGCCTGCATCTTCTCCCAGACCTTGTACTTCAGATTCCCAAGATGATTAGATTCATTCAACAAAGATCCTGATATGCCTTCCGGAGCCTGAAAGGTAGTCCATGTTctgcaaacatttattttattttattttttatttatgcactGGTTTTGCTTTAGAATTaccatatatacatatgtatatcaTATAAAAGTAacaacaattctgtttttgtaacatttgatgtatttattaataaccGATTATAGGCTTAATTGTATGTATTATCCCATACAATATGACCTGATGTTGATTTAGTCTCATAGGTAATAAATTGTGAAGTTGTGAAGTCAGggagttattttaataaactgatTATTGtagctaacttttttttttttaaatacagagagaatatatttttgtactgtatatggttaaataaacaaacaaactcaacaTGGAGCAAATATCATCCCAAATGAAAAACTTTTAATGTGTGAAAACGACACTGTGAACCACGTTTAGGTTGCGAGCCACCATTTAAGAATCACTATATTAGAAGT is a window from the Onychostoma macrolepis isolate SWU-2019 chromosome 03, ASM1243209v1, whole genome shotgun sequence genome containing:
- the LOC131537954 gene encoding G-protein coupled receptor 183-A-like isoform X1; the protein is MLHEDRISFTAFSSSNFMESQLHYDTSFNTILRNNLPSSNLTTDSVNTTHSVSVFGGCEQMVSGIIFDLTMQSFNVIIGIPANILVLANLINTRNEPLTSDIFLGCLAFMDTYFGFMTIISFLNLYHWRSAMGWMALKFSYGVKDTSGPLFLSCVCLDRFIAVLFPIAFGQFKDIKYRIGLTIVILLLTFAYASAKTVGGLPNFEKVFTGEVLFAFTWMVVCNVAILWALKRSRGSGKDEMNPMKRKAFKIVLSILIIIISNYLPPVALFPFEDHYPHQVFSCYVQPVCFAFLNISSTIQPLTYLSRLEKVPFLPESCVKKLSCKEKEKPSKE
- the LOC131537954 gene encoding G-protein coupled receptor 183-A-like isoform X2, which encodes MESQLHYDTSFNTILRNNLPSSNLTTDSVNTTHSVSVFGGCEQMVSGIIFDLTMQSFNVIIGIPANILVLANLINTRNEPLTSDIFLGCLAFMDTYFGFMTIISFLNLYHWRSAMGWMALKFSYGVKDTSGPLFLSCVCLDRFIAVLFPIAFGQFKDIKYRIGLTIVILLLTFAYASAKTVGGLPNFEKVFTGEVLFAFTWMVVCNVAILWALKRSRGSGKDEMNPMKRKAFKIVLSILIIIISNYLPPVALFPFEDHYPHQVFSCYVQPVCFAFLNISSTIQPLTYLSRLEKVPFLPESCVKKLSCKEKEKPSKE